In Flavobacterium sp. CBA20B-1, one DNA window encodes the following:
- a CDS encoding OmpH family outer membrane protein, producing MRKLRKLFLAAIMVVGFNVATQAQEVAHINVSELIPLMPESKAAKDELTKLQEKYKKELETMQKDYQTKGQKYQAEAATAGDALNQTRMKEMQEMEERMSLFAQNAQQEMGKKELALSEPILTKAQQAIHKVARAKGYKYVLDSTIGSGVILADGPDLMAEVKKELKIN from the coding sequence ATGAGAAAATTAAGAAAATTGTTTTTGGCAGCAATAATGGTTGTAGGTTTTAATGTAGCTACACAAGCACAAGAAGTTGCCCACATTAATGTATCAGAGTTAATTCCGTTAATGCCTGAATCTAAAGCAGCAAAAGACGAATTAACAAAGTTGCAAGAAAAATACAAAAAAGAATTGGAAACCATGCAAAAAGACTACCAAACCAAAGGTCAAAAATACCAGGCAGAGGCAGCAACAGCAGGTGACGCATTGAACCAAACCCGTATGAAAGAAATGCAGGAAATGGAAGAACGTATGAGTTTATTCGCACAAAATGCACAACAAGAAATGGGTAAAAAAGAATTGGCTTTATCTGAACCAATTTTAACAAAAGCACAACAAGCGATCCACAAAGTAGCTCGTGCAAAAGGTTACAAATATGTTTTAGATTCTACTATTGGTTCGGGAGTAATCTTAGCAGATGGTCCAGATTTAATGGCAGAAGTTAAAAAAGAATTAAAAATAAATTAA
- the ctlX gene encoding citrulline utilization hydrolase CtlX has protein sequence MSQQAANTVLMIRPVQFRMNEQTAVNNYYQKKLEGLTPANVNQKAQEEFDGFVERLRSVGVNVVVVDDTKETDTPDSIFPNNWISFHDNAEVVLYPMFAENRRLERREDILDILEEKGFKINEINDYTSAEEDNIFLEGTGSMIIDRENAKVYAALSPRADEELIIEFCEDNDMHPVIFEAYQTVDGKRLPIYHTNVMMSIAETFAVICGDSIDDKQERKLVVNSLKEDGKEIIYITEDQVNHFAGNMLQVEGKDGQLYMVMSTQAYESLTDAQIKAIEKHCAILHAPLYTIEACGGGSARCMLAEVFLPQE, from the coding sequence ATGAGTCAACAAGCAGCAAATACCGTATTAATGATTCGTCCGGTGCAATTCCGTATGAACGAACAAACGGCAGTAAATAATTATTATCAAAAGAAATTAGAAGGATTAACCCCGGCAAATGTAAACCAAAAAGCTCAGGAAGAATTTGATGGATTTGTAGAACGTTTACGTTCGGTTGGTGTAAACGTGGTGGTGGTAGATGATACCAAAGAAACCGATACGCCTGATAGTATTTTTCCAAACAACTGGATTTCTTTTCACGACAATGCCGAAGTGGTTTTGTATCCCATGTTTGCAGAGAACCGCAGATTAGAACGCCGCGAAGATATTTTGGATATTCTGGAAGAGAAAGGTTTTAAGATTAACGAAATAAACGATTACACATCGGCAGAAGAAGACAATATCTTTTTAGAAGGAACCGGAAGTATGATTATCGATCGGGAAAATGCTAAAGTGTATGCCGCATTATCGCCTCGTGCAGACGAAGAGTTGATTATTGAGTTTTGCGAAGACAACGATATGCACCCGGTGATTTTTGAAGCATATCAAACAGTTGATGGCAAACGTTTACCCATTTACCATACCAATGTTATGATGAGTATTGCCGAAACTTTTGCAGTGATTTGTGGCGATAGTATCGATGATAAACAAGAGCGCAAATTGGTGGTGAATAGCCTGAAAGAAGACGGCAAAGAAATTATTTATATTACCGAAGACCAAGTAAATCACTTTGCAGGAAACATGTTGCAGGTTGAAGGAAAAGACGGGCAACTGTATATGGTAATGAGCACACAGGCTTACGAAAGTTTAACCGATGCTCAGATTAAAGCCATAGAAAAGCATTGCGCTATTCTCCACGCACCGCTTTATACTATTGAAGCTTGCGGCGGCGGAAGTGCCCGTTGTATGCTGGCGGAAGTGTTTTTACCTCAGGAGTAA
- a CDS encoding OmpH family outer membrane protein, producing MKKLVSILLVCLCSFGYAQKGRIAYIDSDFIMSKMPEYEEANKELKKRTAEWEAVIERKKKEIKDLKDQLNVERPLLTQQLIDEKEEDIQIIEKELLDFQHEKFGKDGDYFKQKLNLAKPLQDQISTIVEEIAKRKRYSSVIDKSASSEAALLYVNSADEISDQVIRKLEITRNKSKLSKKEIEQLELAERQNEIKERQRSKRDELEERQRLLEEEKEQLSQQNAQAAEPVPTETPEEKKRREIQERIEKAKAERERIREEKIKEIEKRKAEILKKQEEARLAKEKAREEALKRREQALNQTQQSTSTTSKPVSERVQQIKAQQEQRRKEAAEKKAKAIEARKKLIEDRKKKAEEERQKRLKEIEERKKNK from the coding sequence ATGAAAAAATTAGTTTCTATTTTACTTGTTTGCTTGTGCAGTTTTGGATATGCTCAAAAAGGTCGAATTGCTTATATCGATTCAGACTTTATTATGAGTAAAATGCCCGAATACGAGGAAGCAAATAAAGAATTAAAGAAACGTACTGCTGAATGGGAAGCAGTTATTGAACGTAAAAAAAAGGAAATAAAAGATTTAAAAGATCAATTAAACGTGGAACGCCCTTTGCTCACCCAGCAATTGATTGATGAAAAAGAAGAAGACATCCAAATTATCGAAAAAGAGCTTTTAGACTTTCAACATGAAAAATTTGGTAAAGACGGCGATTATTTCAAACAAAAATTGAATTTAGCAAAGCCGCTTCAAGATCAAATTTCAACAATTGTTGAAGAAATAGCAAAACGAAAAAGGTATTCTTCAGTGATTGATAAATCGGCAAGTAGTGAAGCTGCTTTGTTATATGTGAATTCTGCTGATGAAATATCCGATCAGGTGATTCGAAAATTAGAAATAACACGAAACAAAAGCAAACTTTCCAAAAAAGAAATTGAACAGTTAGAATTGGCCGAACGCCAAAACGAAATTAAAGAACGCCAGCGCTCCAAACGCGATGAATTGGAAGAACGTCAACGTTTGCTAGAAGAAGAAAAGGAGCAACTTTCGCAGCAAAATGCACAAGCAGCAGAACCAGTTCCAACGGAAACACCTGAAGAGAAAAAACGCCGCGAAATTCAAGAAAGAATAGAAAAAGCTAAAGCAGAACGCGAACGTATCAGAGAAGAAAAAATTAAAGAAATAGAAAAACGCAAAGCGGAAATTCTTAAAAAACAAGAAGAAGCACGTTTGGCAAAAGAAAAAGCGCGCGAAGAAGCATTGAAACGCAGAGAGCAAGCACTCAACCAAACACAGCAAAGCACTTCTACGACTTCAAAACCTGTGTCAGAGCGCGTACAACAAATAAAAGCGCAGCAAGAACAACGCAGAAAAGAAGCGGCTGAGAAAAAAGCAAAAGCTATAGAGGCGCGTAAAAAACTTATTGAAGATCGCAAGAAAAAAGCAGAAGAAGAAAGGCAAAAGCGTTTAAAAGAAATAGAAGAGCGTAAGAAAAATAAATAA
- a CDS encoding BamA/OMP85 family outer membrane protein, protein MHRKKLKYLFPLLVSFAVANAQEQTVNNTTNTNDAAKETVNPNSETNPDAPKRYRLGTIKVTGNYHFNELTIFTYAGLEKGQLITLPGEEISDAIKKLWKTGYFSDINVYESSIEGDVLNLEIYLNELPRLKDVQITGIKKSKKEEILKDLQLAIPATSTTAGKEDKKIKIVEGKIINDNLISTTKNYLTNKYRKDGFYNTKVTVSRRLHSDKKTADLLIDINKGSKVRISDIDFNGNNQLSDAKLRKAMKKTKQRSPLNPLRIFKPSKFIENEYKNDLANIINAYKEKGYRDARVISEKATYDAKKNTVAIDIDLEEGKKYYIGDIRFIGNSEYTSQGLRNLLGMQKGEVYNGVLLEKRVKDPTNPDAMNIENVYQNAGYLWSQVNLIETATNNDTIDFDVRIFEGPVAHFNNVTVSGNDKTHDYIILRELRTLPGQKWSKADLIETIRRLGSMGIFDASALNPDIKNADPETATVDVDYPVVENGQSQVEVQGGYGGGTFIGTLALSFNNFSARNLFNKEAYKPFPMGDAQKMSLRLQAATYFQTYSLSFSEPWFGGRRPISLFGSISYTSQKSFNFRTRDIDRSQGLNITTATLGMAKRLLVPDDAFTLSHSLSFQYYELNNYFSNFFAFKNGSSRNLAYTIELSRDNRGGIMPAIYPQSGAFLSVSGKFTAPYSLFNNVDYKNLENMEEYKYKTTSVQTNPVTGADIPVGTYLDKNGMPVTDYRDARVDQDKINQKKFNWLEYYKINFKADWYTTLFDKLVLRSQGQFGFLGAYNNDRGIIPFERFYLGGSGMMMNAMDGRENVALRGYTDNSLSPSRYDDELGYEREVGGTVYNKFSLELRYPISLKGQMSAYVLTFFDAGAAYEGFANYNPFKLQRSAGAGVRVHMPMFGLLGIDFGYGFDKIPGRNEKGGWQTHFILGQQF, encoded by the coding sequence ATGCATCGCAAAAAATTAAAATACCTTTTTCCATTATTAGTAAGTTTTGCTGTTGCAAATGCGCAAGAGCAAACAGTAAACAACACCACAAACACCAATGATGCTGCAAAAGAAACAGTAAACCCCAACTCTGAAACAAACCCAGATGCTCCTAAAAGATATCGTTTAGGAACCATTAAGGTTACTGGTAACTATCATTTTAACGAGCTTACCATTTTTACCTATGCTGGTTTAGAAAAAGGTCAGTTAATCACCCTTCCTGGTGAAGAAATTTCGGATGCCATTAAAAAATTATGGAAAACCGGTTATTTTAGTGACATCAATGTGTATGAATCTTCGATTGAGGGCGATGTGTTGAATTTAGAAATTTACTTAAACGAATTACCTCGTTTAAAAGATGTTCAAATAACAGGTATCAAAAAATCTAAAAAAGAAGAAATTCTAAAAGATTTACAATTAGCGATACCTGCAACATCAACCACTGCAGGGAAAGAAGACAAAAAAATAAAAATCGTTGAAGGAAAAATCATCAACGACAACCTTATATCGACCACAAAAAACTATCTTACCAATAAATACCGCAAAGATGGTTTTTACAACACAAAAGTTACCGTTAGCAGACGATTACATAGCGATAAAAAAACGGCAGATTTATTGATTGATATCAACAAAGGCAGCAAAGTGCGTATTTCAGATATCGATTTTAATGGAAATAACCAGCTTAGTGATGCAAAATTGCGCAAAGCAATGAAAAAAACCAAGCAAAGAAGTCCGTTAAACCCACTGCGAATCTTTAAACCTTCTAAGTTTATTGAAAACGAATATAAAAACGATTTAGCAAACATTATCAATGCTTACAAAGAAAAAGGCTACCGAGACGCGCGAGTTATTTCTGAAAAAGCAACGTATGATGCAAAGAAAAACACAGTTGCTATCGATATTGATTTAGAAGAAGGAAAAAAATATTACATTGGCGACATTCGTTTTATTGGAAACAGTGAATATACAAGTCAAGGTTTGCGTAACTTATTAGGTATGCAAAAAGGAGAAGTTTACAACGGTGTTTTGTTGGAAAAACGCGTAAAAGATCCTACAAACCCTGACGCGATGAATATAGAAAACGTGTATCAAAACGCAGGATATTTATGGTCGCAAGTAAACTTAATCGAAACCGCTACCAACAACGATACCATTGATTTTGATGTGCGTATTTTTGAAGGTCCGGTGGCACATTTTAACAACGTTACCGTTTCGGGCAACGACAAAACCCACGATTACATTATTCTTCGTGAATTGCGTACTTTACCCGGACAAAAATGGTCTAAAGCCGATTTAATCGAAACAATACGCCGCTTAGGTAGTATGGGTATTTTTGATGCATCGGCACTAAACCCCGATATAAAAAATGCCGATCCTGAAACCGCAACCGTAGATGTGGATTATCCTGTAGTGGAAAACGGTCAATCGCAAGTAGAAGTTCAAGGTGGTTACGGTGGTGGAACCTTTATTGGTACATTGGCTTTATCATTCAATAACTTTTCTGCTCGAAATCTTTTCAATAAAGAAGCCTATAAACCATTCCCAATGGGTGATGCACAAAAAATGTCGTTGCGCTTGCAAGCAGCCACCTATTTTCAAACCTACAGTTTAAGTTTTTCTGAGCCGTGGTTTGGTGGTCGCCGCCCTATTTCATTGTTTGGATCGATCTCTTATACCAGCCAAAAGTCTTTTAACTTCAGAACACGAGATATAGACAGAAGTCAAGGTTTGAACATTACAACTGCTACTTTGGGTATGGCAAAACGCTTATTGGTACCAGATGATGCCTTTACATTGTCTCACTCATTAAGTTTTCAATACTATGAGTTGAACAACTATTTTTCAAACTTTTTTGCTTTTAAAAATGGTTCATCACGCAATTTAGCTTACACCATTGAACTTTCACGTGACAACCGCGGAGGTATCATGCCAGCAATTTATCCACAATCGGGTGCTTTCTTAAGTGTTTCGGGTAAATTTACCGCACCATATTCTTTATTCAACAATGTAGATTACAAGAATTTAGAAAATATGGAAGAATATAAATACAAAACCACAAGCGTGCAAACAAATCCTGTAACCGGAGCAGATATTCCAGTGGGTACTTATCTAGATAAAAACGGAATGCCTGTAACAGATTACCGCGATGCCCGTGTAGATCAAGATAAAATAAACCAAAAGAAATTTAATTGGTTAGAATACTATAAAATCAACTTTAAAGCCGATTGGTACACCACATTGTTTGATAAATTGGTGTTGCGTTCACAAGGACAATTTGGTTTCTTGGGTGCATACAACAACGACCGTGGTATTATCCCGTTTGAGCGTTTTTATCTAGGAGGAAGCGGAATGATGATGAATGCAATGGACGGAAGAGAAAATGTGGCCCTTCGTGGATATACCGATAACTCACTGAGCCCAAGCAGATACGACGATGAATTGGGGTATGAAAGAGAAGTTGGTGGTACTGTGTACAATAAATTCTCCTTAGAATTACGTTATCCTATATCATTAAAAGGACAAATGAGTGCGTATGTTTTAACTTTCTTTGATGCAGGAGCAGCTTATGAAGGTTTTGCAAACTACAATCCATTCAAATTGCAACGCTCAGCAGGTGCTGGTGTTCGTGTACACATGCCAATGTTTGGTTTGTTAGGTATTGACTTTGGTTATGGATTCGATAAAATTCCGGGTCGTAACGAAAAAGGTGGCTGGCAAACGCACTTTATATTGGGCCAGCAATTTTAA
- a CDS encoding LLM class flavin-dependent oxidoreductase, with the protein MNYSFLDLVYVKENQTVQQAFYELKTTSQKADALGFTRYWLAEHHNMEGVASNATSVLMGYVAANTQKIKVGSGGVMLPNHSPLAITEQFGTLAQIYPNRIDLGLGRAPGTDGLTAQHMNENFMKNVHEFPKNVSAIQQYISAENTEAKVRAYVAEGTNIPVYILGSSTESAVLAAAYGLPYAFASHFAPQQLGAAFKFYTDEFQPNSGIASPYKIACVNVIIGETNEEAKLQASTFYKMFLGLIRNQRSKMKQPNLDFYNDWSVVEEAQLSQMTAGSFIGDKETVARNLQQFIERYKIDEIMMSCPIYSVEKRLYSMEQFASIISKI; encoded by the coding sequence ATGAACTATTCTTTTCTTGATTTAGTTTACGTTAAAGAAAATCAAACGGTTCAGCAGGCATTCTACGAGCTAAAAACCACTTCGCAAAAGGCAGATGCGTTGGGGTTTACACGTTATTGGCTTGCCGAACATCACAATATGGAAGGTGTGGCTAGTAATGCTACATCGGTTTTGATGGGATATGTAGCCGCAAACACGCAGAAAATCAAGGTTGGGTCAGGTGGTGTTATGTTGCCCAATCACTCGCCTTTGGCTATTACCGAACAATTTGGAACCTTGGCGCAGATTTATCCCAACAGAATTGATCTAGGCTTGGGAAGAGCACCAGGAACCGACGGACTAACTGCGCAACACATGAATGAAAACTTTATGAAAAATGTACACGAGTTTCCAAAAAATGTGTCCGCAATCCAGCAATATATTTCTGCCGAAAACACCGAAGCTAAAGTACGTGCATATGTTGCAGAAGGAACCAATATTCCTGTTTATATATTGGGTTCCAGTACCGAAAGTGCCGTTTTGGCTGCTGCTTATGGCTTGCCCTACGCTTTTGCATCACACTTTGCACCACAACAATTGGGAGCGGCTTTTAAGTTTTATACCGATGAATTTCAACCAAACAGCGGAATAGCATCACCTTATAAAATAGCTTGTGTAAATGTAATTATTGGTGAAACAAACGAAGAAGCGAAATTGCAAGCTTCCACTTTTTATAAAATGTTTTTAGGATTGATTCGCAACCAGCGCTCTAAAATGAAACAGCCCAATCTAGATTTTTATAATGATTGGTCAGTGGTTGAAGAAGCGCAGTTAAGCCAAATGACCGCAGGAAGTTTTATTGGTGATAAAGAAACTGTGGCTCGAAATTTGCAACAATTCATCGAACGTTATAAAATAGATGAAATTATGATGTCGTGCCCAATATATTCGGTAGAAAAACGTTTGTATTCTATGGAGCAATTTGCTTCAATTATTTCTAAAATTTAA
- the murI gene encoding glutamate racemase, producing the protein MNDTRPIGLFDSGIGGTTVWQAVHHLLPHENTLFLGDSMNAPYGQKTKQEIIALSKRNTAWLIEQGAKIIIVACNTATTNAIAELRNTFEVPIIGIEPAIKPAAMLTKTGKVGVLATQGTLLSKKYSEAQLLYPNVTFINQIGYKIVQIIEEGGLYSTELELLLKEYMQPMIEAKIDHLVLGCTHYPYLKPILNKLLPSNIKIIDSGEAVAKHTRRILEANNLLKTDKKMGNTKFYTTKNVAVMQSFIHPFGTAELLVF; encoded by the coding sequence ATGAATGATACGCGACCTATTGGCTTATTCGATTCGGGAATTGGCGGCACCACTGTTTGGCAAGCCGTACACCATCTACTACCCCATGAAAACACATTGTTTTTAGGCGATAGCATGAATGCACCTTATGGTCAAAAAACAAAACAAGAAATAATAGCACTTTCTAAAAGAAATACTGCTTGGCTTATAGAACAAGGTGCAAAAATAATTATCGTAGCGTGCAACACTGCCACAACAAATGCAATTGCCGAATTGCGAAACACTTTTGAAGTACCAATCATTGGCATAGAACCTGCAATAAAACCAGCAGCAATGCTCACAAAAACTGGCAAAGTGGGTGTGTTGGCAACACAAGGAACGCTGTTAAGTAAAAAATACAGTGAAGCTCAACTTTTATACCCAAACGTTACTTTTATTAATCAAATAGGATATAAAATTGTTCAGATTATTGAAGAAGGAGGTTTGTATTCAACCGAACTAGAGCTACTTTTAAAAGAATATATGCAACCTATGATTGAAGCTAAAATAGATCATTTAGTTTTGGGCTGTACCCACTACCCTTACCTGAAACCCATTTTGAACAAATTGCTTCCTTCCAACATAAAAATTATTGATTCTGGAGAGGCAGTTGCAAAACATACCCGCCGCATATTAGAAGCAAACAATTTACTTAAAACCGATAAAAAAATGGGCAATACAAAATTTTACACAACAAAAAATGTGGCTGTTATGCAAAGTTTTATTCACCCATTTGGTACTGCTGAATTGCTAGTATTCTGA
- a CDS encoding isoprenyl transferase yields MKEHTIIPEKLPQHLAIIMDGNGRWAKQKGFLRTIGHENGATAVKRVVEQCTRLGIPFLTLYAFSTENWNRPQFEVDMLMKLLVKALKKEVKTLQKNNIKLNAIGNLNLLPNNVRKELTEVLEKTKNNNRLTLSLALSYGSRNELIEATKEICNKVKNNIISIDAIDESIINEHLYTHNLPDVDLLIRTSGEQRISNFLLWQIAYAELYFCDVLWPDFSNEHLFQALEVYQNRERRYGKTSEQINK; encoded by the coding sequence ATGAAAGAACACACGATAATTCCCGAAAAATTACCTCAACATCTGGCTATTATAATGGATGGAAATGGCAGGTGGGCAAAACAAAAAGGCTTTTTAAGAACAATTGGCCATGAAAATGGTGCAACAGCTGTTAAGCGTGTGGTAGAGCAATGCACCCGTTTGGGAATTCCTTTTTTAACATTATACGCTTTTTCTACAGAAAACTGGAACAGGCCACAATTTGAAGTAGATATGCTTATGAAATTATTAGTAAAGGCATTAAAAAAAGAAGTAAAAACTTTACAAAAAAACAACATAAAACTAAATGCAATTGGCAATTTGAATCTTTTACCTAATAATGTTCGTAAAGAATTAACAGAAGTTTTAGAAAAAACCAAAAACAACAACCGCCTTACACTTTCCTTAGCTTTAAGCTATGGCTCTAGAAATGAGCTTATTGAAGCCACTAAAGAAATCTGTAACAAAGTTAAAAATAATATAATTTCGATTGATGCTATTGATGAATCTATTATTAATGAGCATCTTTACACCCATAATTTACCCGATGTTGATTTGCTGATTAGAACAAGTGGCGAACAACGCATAAGTAACTTTCTTCTGTGGCAAATTGCCTATGCAGAGCTGTACTTTTGCGATGTGCTTTGGCCCGATTTTTCTAATGAGCATCTTTTTCAGGCACTAGAGGTTTACCAAAACCGCGAACGCCGATACGGTAAAACAAGTGAACAAATCAATAAATAA
- a CDS encoding HU family DNA-binding protein, translated as MGVKYKVISKGQPGVVGGGVKKFYASTVFTGEKNLEQLTKSIEKISTVSGADIRAVLYALVDVIADDLSNSQIVRLGDLGSLRLNISSEGMDKETEVSATSIKNTKLVFTPGIKLKEMQKVVKFEKHTN; from the coding sequence ATGGGCGTTAAATACAAAGTAATTTCAAAAGGTCAGCCAGGTGTTGTTGGTGGCGGTGTTAAGAAATTCTATGCAAGTACTGTTTTCACAGGCGAAAAAAATTTAGAACAACTAACAAAAAGTATCGAAAAAATTAGTACAGTAAGTGGTGCAGATATCCGTGCAGTATTGTATGCTTTGGTAGATGTTATTGCAGACGATTTATCAAACAGCCAAATAGTAAGGCTGGGCGATTTAGGTTCGTTGCGATTAAATATTAGCAGTGAAGGTATGGATAAAGAAACCGAAGTTTCGGCTACCAGTATTAAAAACACAAAACTGGTTTTTACACCCGGTATAAAGCTAAAAGAAATGCAAAAAGTAGTTAAGTTTGAAAAACATACTAACTAA
- a CDS encoding MarC family NAAT transporter has protein sequence MDLFLITFAALFSVINPLGSVPIFLGLTQDDSKEIKNKTAFWASVNVFIILVISFFIGKIILNFFGISIDVLRIAGGVVICSSGFGLLSGSFSKRRGVNKKVADDAQQRNDIALTPLAIPMMAGPGSMSLLIAMEQDNPELMNKLLIVAAILAVAITVFLILRSANYISKLLGAAGIVAISRIIGFLVLAIGIQYIINSLLVIFKI, from the coding sequence ATGGATCTATTTTTAATAACATTTGCAGCTTTATTTTCGGTAATTAATCCATTGGGTTCTGTTCCTATTTTTCTTGGATTGACTCAAGATGATTCTAAAGAAATTAAAAACAAAACCGCTTTTTGGGCTTCGGTGAATGTATTCATTATTTTGGTTATTTCGTTTTTTATTGGCAAAATAATTTTAAATTTTTTCGGAATTAGCATCGATGTGCTACGAATAGCTGGTGGTGTGGTTATTTGTTCATCAGGTTTTGGCCTTTTATCTGGCAGTTTTAGTAAACGCAGAGGTGTAAATAAAAAAGTGGCCGATGATGCCCAACAACGAAACGATATTGCTTTAACTCCGCTCGCAATTCCTATGATGGCAGGTCCGGGTTCTATGTCGTTATTAATTGCGATGGAGCAAGACAACCCTGAACTAATGAACAAACTTTTAATTGTTGCTGCTATTTTGGCAGTAGCGATAACTGTATTCTTAATTTTAAGGAGCGCCAATTATATATCTAAACTTTTGGGAGCAGCTGGTATCGTTGCTATTTCAAGAATTATTGGTTTCTTGGTTTTGGCAATTGGTATTCAATACATTATTAATTCGCTGCTTGTTATCTTTAAAATTTAA
- a CDS encoding dimethylarginine dimethylaminohydrolase family protein gives MKLHVTDETSRLKAVILGTAVSNGPTPSIEEAYDPKSLEHIKAGTYPVEKDMIAEMEAFNEVFKKYNVTVYRPKTIENYNQIFSRDIGFVIDDIFIKANILPDRERELDAIQYVIDQIDPAKVVRPPEEVHIEGGDVMLYNDHIFIGTYKGSDYKDFITARTNMAGVNYIKELFPHKIVKEFDLVKSKIEPRDNALHLDCCFQPVGENKGIIYKSGFREEADYMYLVNLFGRENLFHIEREEMYHMNSNVFSIDKNVVVSERNFTRLNNWLRENGFTVEEIPYAEISKQEGLLRCSTLPLIREK, from the coding sequence ATGAAATTACATGTAACCGATGAAACTTCAAGGCTTAAAGCAGTAATTCTTGGAACGGCAGTAAGCAATGGACCAACGCCTAGTATAGAAGAAGCTTACGATCCAAAATCTCTAGAACATATCAAGGCAGGTACATATCCTGTGGAAAAAGATATGATTGCAGAAATGGAAGCTTTTAACGAAGTTTTTAAAAAATATAACGTAACGGTTTACCGCCCGAAAACTATCGAAAATTACAACCAAATATTTAGTAGAGATATTGGTTTTGTGATTGATGATATTTTTATAAAAGCAAATATTCTACCAGATCGCGAACGCGAATTAGATGCCATTCAATATGTAATCGATCAAATAGATCCTGCAAAAGTAGTGCGTCCGCCAGAAGAAGTTCATATCGAAGGTGGCGATGTAATGCTATATAACGATCATATTTTCATCGGAACATATAAAGGAAGTGATTATAAAGATTTCATCACGGCGCGTACCAATATGGCAGGTGTCAATTATATCAAAGAATTGTTTCCACACAAAATTGTAAAGGAATTTGATTTGGTAAAATCTAAAATTGAACCCCGTGATAACGCACTGCATTTAGACTGTTGTTTTCAGCCAGTAGGAGAAAATAAAGGAATTATCTACAAATCGGGTTTCCGTGAAGAAGCAGATTATATGTATTTAGTGAACCTTTTTGGCAGAGAAAATTTGTTTCATATAGAACGCGAAGAAATGTATCACATGAATTCTAATGTTTTTTCAATTGATAAAAATGTGGTAGTTTCCGAACGCAATTTCACACGATTAAACAACTGGTTACGCGAAAACGGATTCACCGTAGAAGAAATTCCGTATGCAGAAATTTCTAAACAAGAAGGTCTTTTACGTTGTTCAACTTTACCGTTAATTAGAGAGAAATAA